A genomic stretch from Clavelina lepadiformis chromosome 5, kaClaLepa1.1, whole genome shotgun sequence includes:
- the LOC143459747 gene encoding uncharacterized protein LOC143459747 isoform X3, whose amino-acid sequence MDRLLILLTVIYFCRLCAVNGQDLVFSTTPLAESTILMLHLKNTSALKPTQPTLNLNEKSGVLFSTINFVASSNQVFSPGIMNITSNIASLAWKYLPPPPPPPLTLPPIPPMLRIPDPKTGSSKPSSGTTIKVTTVDVHTPMPDVRMTSFTISLSPPSAPPPLPTFTLEVTTPEPQTEYNTEKDTTPPRLDSSDTNTLVINNPVAETVTAAPTTLVDLSVTKNQVAPAEPNKFAEAITSFNGKQSSTEHRIVFNDVTTDSTSAGKITFGFKATASASPFTYTVPVKASARVIASTGTVASTTSVFTHASERVSPAVFISTNAADTEVQDVTSKIDAEASSAAVTTSFSNDSAVTSSPGDAYTSRHEIDLTSTERDSKDITRRSGGILPTTPHSTTKQPIIATDFVFAESATQTYATRSALINTDSDSGSSFTRKETKATTDKQRRQTTGPSTGRGPTLAILNPQSFPSTLSVTNVVTIPTNLPSTETSTFSIITTEVLATANVTINIPPPPPPPLVPPPFPILTQIFKTPEPTTDRFGTEEATTQESKDSTQRHTSFSPTMPTSREETYTSITAAEQETTIEPFTASIKTSIDKPSPAQNITLVNIEYFDAKIRITSSLNDVDYYNVTIQRTDDSTGTVVGSSSLNQSRISGHVEVTALHPNTSYTIEVVSVLNGETSLPISTVVKTKPLHELIAEVRNITAVTAFVKWNEISDASAYEIRYLAGNDTATYISFANMHLNLHLESGRNYTVLVSALDTKNRSISNSAMVKFSTVPEYGVSVLETWANPISAYVLFTPTDNNTETYRVDIATMANLTNITDSVYLDYLGPDSVYNGSFNGTLMPNTDYRFTITTILIHDEPEVRFVNVTTGDFERPSNLTTGSVNPVGFALAWKAVPFADDYIVEVYIFSVRVRRRADDASDSNLVLFRKYFGIKDSNAVIDDLLPGEDYTIRVYAHVNSYVSDPIEFYESTAPLLKPTVAVSDTKPNSITVSLSPSNSTVQFYQLQIAPLGNETAVVDSIQINPEDVLPDASFVFQNNLIPDLPYVITATSNFGKATSDPDDVTSSTLPVPGPWDNWSMNASDSFVFIELIPFPDVEIIDWSKLTITGFTLNSSLQQEKRFPSNATNTTVIFHQLSPGTQYNISLVLITGGVVGPESMKTVTTKIRSTTAASEVSIHKTHAERYMSSSAGETTTIVGDVTYSSAYVTTTKSPFELGDVYIGVVHINDSLIIAINDDHDGDIDRNSSPSLRSLEENFKEYITDQYSTALNYTTGPGLAAVEVQYYETFHNGTIAMHFSATFDARHTGFPCKLEYFISEAHKNGSLPSELAILPGTFRMSGKRLFSGSATVNDLSQGFVNSTLTQSQASFRDLVNVVLRQTLRSSSLSDRIDLGASWEVDFVGETSDPASLRTGFTITSSSDDESATPRKVLRLIRTGMERYFFNVDLGTVFVRAAGFEPARSDEERFCEPGVLVTSPPSNNSFLLGFELDIPPSFVYDVIHRPESSNHSFVRERTQDFLNQLADRMGDNVGGLTVQYYQPVAPPASRIYAHALVSNPSVNSTEILLGISSNINSTSTILPIRRHTFNIPGDRRKMVMEFNLAGLSEDELIALNLNNFAKLATLFDGISVLLQSLFKEAGLSMTTYLKKFARDESSSELAKVFVDLNPINVNTPVTPTSVMSDLKKAAQRLDYTKFIGEIVRHSINVWPEGTVMGLAIPGKVPIKGLSILTIHDLMKNFSSAEALELKNALGSQLRLALSKSNVTEFVEIEKSDITYFESRSNWLDQMMIHFNIELKNDTSPYDLDAFVSFELITSMLSDGFQIDSVNIGEVRKFKGKGKILQSDRWLEEELKIAAFAELVALFDVMMPVIGIDGSEINGILLKPPTNNSYREISFVITMPPYDGTGPVELEKNINDLIQKGHVSLNVSNINIFFDIPEASAPVKSSSTTDIKLLSTVFETSLSPTSLPQINTTFLKNQFFTSILGEVPTEPYFSNASQTYTGFYILSVANANQVIEMWLDVDSDVTRWYVYRFKSMLKFLQANVTVDYIEPITMYTVRVHFYAETVETMTEKEIKESFQKAANESGTTLDGLTFGQPREFKGYMEKISSSSDENLIEKMNMLIMPRVTLSLIKSDEAPDIEQWKIRINELNKPFLITSSSWADDGSGGRTRRAKDELLHFKIKVPSNERESPASLYKALYKVIINADDVFKFIDVDTTRIYASFPVLPRVPFTDWSTLSGVIFTQMKKDHSLDETNKNLTQEVIEQMQWAFDYVGYTTEIYNSTGVIYETAKGFRTQFGYKVSFNFDVEMTPTYNKSQLEEEIQEEIRKTFIDNAKFLAHQTDPHISHDKIFIGPFHMCKDEAVVDCHHQAVCIGDETYFTCQCENGFTDKNLSRPGRLCSRQGETLVEILLAVLTVLLLFVIVFLLFLLYKRTSSQGSYSPNAGENPRDKTKNVLP is encoded by the exons ATGGATCGGTTACTGATTTTGTTAACAgtgatttatttttgtaggcTATGTGCAGTTAACGGTCAAG ACCTAGTTTTTTCGACAACGCCTCTGGCTGAGTCCACAATTCTGATGTTACATCTGAAAAATACCAGTGCTTTGAAGCCCACACAAccaactttaaatttaaatgag AAAAGTGGAGTTCTTTTCAGCACCATTAACTTCGTAGCATCCTCAAACCAAGTGTTTTCTCCAGGAATAATGAACATCACTTCGAACATCGCaa gTTTGGCATGGAAATACTTACCACCACCGCCGCCACCACCACTCACTCTGCCGCCGATTCCTCCAATGCTTAGAATACCTGATCCGAAGACAGGTTCGTCAAAACCATCAAGTGGAACAACGATAAAAG taaCGACTGTTGATGTGCATACGCCGATGCCAGACGTCAGGATGACGTCATTCACCATTTCTTTGTCTCCACCGAGTGCACCTCCGCCTTTGCCGACCTTCACACTCGA GGTCACCACACCAGAGCCGCAAACTGAATACAATACCGAAAAGGACACTACTCCACCACGGCTTGATTCAAGTGATACAAATACGTTAGT AATCAACAATCCCGTAGCTGAAACAGTGACTGCCGCACCTACAACACTAGTAGATTTATCTGTGACAAAAAACCAAGTTGCTCCAGCTGAGCCCAATAAGTTCGCCGAAGCGATTACGTCATTTAATGGGAAACAATCTAGCACTGAACACAGAATCGTttttaatgacgtaacaacaGACAGTACTTCAGCTGGAAAGATTACCTTTGGTTTTAAAGCAACAGCCTCTGCTTCACCTTTTACTTACACAGTTCCTGTAAAAGCTTCAGCTCGCGTAATAGCAAGCACAGGAACTGTAGCTTCTACAACAAGCGTGTTTACACATGCCTCTGAAAGGGTTTCTCCCGCAGTCTTTATCTCTACTAACGCCGCAGACACTGAGGTACAAGACGTCACCAGTAAAATTGATGCAGAAGCGTCATCAGCCGCCGTGACAACTAGCTTTAGTAATGACAGTGCCGTTACGTCATCTCCAGGCGATGCATATACTTCAAGGCACGAAATTGACCTGACGTCAACAGAACGTGATTCGAAAGACATAACCAGGCGTTCAGGTGGCATATTGCCAACAACACCTCATTCTACTACAAAACAACCGATTATTGCAACCGATTTCGTTTTTGCTGAGTCCGCAACTCAAACATATGCTACCAGAAGCGCTCTTATTAATACAGATAGCGATTCTGGAAGTTcttttacaagaaaagaaaCCAAGGCAACTACAGACAAACAAAGAAGGCAAACAACCGGACCGTCAACAG GTAGAGGACCGACTCTGGCAATTTTGAATCCCCAGTCCTTTCCGTCCACACTCTCTGTGACAAATGTTGTAACAATCCCTACGAACCTTCCAAGTACTGAAACGTCAACGTTTTCAA TTATTACAACCGAAGTGCTGGCTACAGCCAACGTGACCATAAACATACCACCGCCGCCACCTCCACCACTTGTTCCGCCGCCTTTTCCTATTCTAACGCAGAT ATTCAAGACACCTGAACCTACTACAGATCGATTTGGTACGGAAGAAGCAACAACGCAAGAGTCTAAGGATTCAACTCAACGCCATACAAGTTTTAGCCCAACAATGCCAACGTCAAGGGAAGAAACCTACACAAGCATAACAGCAGCGGAACAAGAAACAACCATTGAACCATTCACAGCTAGTATTAAAACAAGTATCG ACAAACCGTCGCCTGCACAAAACATCACTCTGGTAAACATTGAATATTTCGATGCCAAAATTAGGATAACCTCTTCTCTCAATGACGTCGATTACTACAACGTCACAATACAACGAACTGACGACTCTACCGGTACAGTGGTAGGCAGTAGCTCGTTGAATCAGTCGCGGATTTCTGGACATGTTGAAGTCACAGCACTTCATCCAAACACTTCTTACACGATTGAAGTCGTCAGTGTCTTGAATGGAGAAACAAGCTTACCGATATCGACCGTTGTGAAAACGAAAC CATTACATGAACTAATTGCGGAAGTTCGAAACATTACTGCTGTTACGGCTTTCGTAAAATGGAATGAGATATCGG ATGCATCAGCTTATGAAATAAGGTACCTCGCTGGCAACGATACTGCAACCTACATAAGCTTTGCCAACATGCACTTAAATTTACACTTAGAATCTGGACGTAATTACACGGTGTTAGTTAGCGCTTTGGATACAAAAAATAGATCAATATCAAATTCAGCGATGGTAAAGTTTTCAACAG TCCCGGAATACGGCGTTTCAGTTTTGGAGACTTGGGCCAACCCAATTTCAGCTTACGTCCTCTTCACGCCAACTGACAACAACACAGAGACTTATCGGGTCGATATTGCTACCATGGCCAATCTCACCAACATCACTGACTCCGTTTACTTGGACTATCTGGGTCCAGATTCG GTTTACAACGGATCTTTCAACGGAACTTTGATGCCCAACACTGATTATAGATTTACGATAACAACGATTTTGATTCATGATGAGCCAGAAGTTAGATTTGTCAACGTAACGACAG GGGATTTTGAGAGGCCCAGTAACCTCACCACCGGAAGTGTGAACCCGGTGGGTTTCGCTTTGGCTTGGAAAGCGGTTCCTTTCGCAGAT GATTACATCGTAGAAGTGTACATATTTTCTGTTAGAGTGCGAAGAAGAGCTGATGATGCTTCTGATTCAAATCTAGTACTCtttcgaaaatattttggaatCAAAGACTCAAATGCCGTAATTGACGATCTTTTACCGGGCGAAGATTACACCATTCGCGTGTACGCTCACGTCAATAGCTATGTCTCTGATCCTATTGAATTTTACGAATCAACAG CTCCATTACTCAAGCCAACTGTAGCGGTGTCGGACACAAAACCAAACTCCATCACTGTTTCACTTTCGCCGTCCAACAGCACTGTGCAGTTTTACCAATTACAAATTGCTCCTTTAGGGAATGAAACGGCGGTTGTAGACAGTATACAG ATTAATCCCGAAGATGTTCTTCCGGATGCCAGTTTCgtctttcaaaataatttaattccAGATTTACCTTACGTCATAACAGCTACCAGTAACTTTGGAAAAGCGACAAGCGATCCTGATGACGTCACCTCCTCAACAc TTCCCGTACCTGGCCCGTGGGATAACTGGAGCATGAATGCATCTGACTCCTTTGTCTTTATCGAGCTGATTCCGTTTCCCGATGTCGAAATTATCGATTGGTCCAAACTTACCATTACAGGCTTTACCCTCAATTCATCGCTTCAG CAGGAGAAACGTTTTCCATCCAACGCAACAAACACAACAGTAATTTTTCATCAACTCTCTCCTGGAACACAATACAACATCTCCCTAGTACTTATTACCGGCGGCGTTGTGGGGCCAGAGTCGATGAAAACAGTAACCACAA AGATAAGATCAACCACCGCCGCAAGCGAAGTTAGCATTCACAAAACCCACGCAGAAAGATACATGTCTTCATCAGCTGGAGAAACCACAACCATTGTTGGTGATGTGACTTATTCTTCCGCCTATGTCACGACAACCAAGTCTCCCTTCGAACTGGGAGATGTATATATCGGAGTAGTTCATATCAACGATAGCCTAATAATTGCCATCAATGACGACCATGATGGTGACATCGACAGAAATTCGTCACCGTCACTTCGAAGTTTAGaagaaaatttcaaagaaTAT ataACTGATCAATATAGTACAGCGCTGAATTATACAACAGGACCAGGACTGGCTGCTGTTGAAGTTCAATATTATGAAACGTTTCACAATGGAACAATCGCAATGCACTTTTCCGCCACATTTGATG CTCGCCACACAGGCTTCCCGTGCAAGTTGGAATATTTCATTTCTGAAGCACATAAAAACGGAAGCTTACCAAGTGAGCTTGCAATCTTGCCTGGGACGTTCAGAATGTCAG GAAAACGCCTCTTTTCTGGCTCTGCTACGGTCAATGATTTGAGCCAAGGGTTTGTTAATTCCACACTCACACAATCTCAGGCCAGTTTCAGGGATTTGGTCAACGTCGTG CTTCGTCAGACTCTCCGTTCTTCATCTCTCTCGGATCGCATCGACCTTGGAGCAAGCTGGGAAGTTGATTTTGTTGGGGAAACTTCCGATCCGGCTAGTCTTCGAACCGGATTTACGATTACATCGTCATCAGATGATGAAAGCGCAACTCCTAGAAAAGTGCTGAGACTGATACGGACAGGAATGGAAAGATATTTCTTCAACGTCGATCTTGGAACTGTCTTTGTTAGAG CTGCTGGATTCGAACCTGCTCGGTCTGATGAGGAGAGATTTTGTGAACCCGGAGTCCTTGTTACTTCGCCTCCGTCAAATAACTCCTTCCTACTCGGATTTGAATTAGACATCCCACCGTCTTTTGTATATGACGTTATACACCGACCAGAATCATCCAATCACAGTTTCGTTAGGGAACGTACTCAAGATTTTCTCAACCAATTGGCAGATCGCATGGGTGACAATGTTGGTGGACTGACAGTGCAATATTATCAACCTGTAGCTCCACCTGCATCTAG GATATATGCTCATGCTTTGGTGTCAAATCCATCAGTTAATTCAACGGAAATCTTGCTTGGCATCAGTAGTAACATTAACTCGACGTCAACAATCTTACCAATAAGAAGGCATACATTCAATATACCTGGAG ATCGACGAAAAATGGTGATGGAATTTAACCTTGCTGGACTTTCTGAGGATGAATTGATAGCACTTAACCTCAATAATTTCGCGAAACTTGCCACATTGTTTGATGGAATTTCTGTTCTGTTACAAAGCTTATTTAAAGAAGCTGGTTTGTCGATGACCACTTATCTCAAAAAG TTTGCGCGCGACGAATCGTCCTCGGAATTAGCTAAAGTTTTTGTGGATTTAAATCCTATAAATGTCAATACGCCAGTCACTCCAACAAGTGTAATGTCAGATCTCAAAAAAGCCGCACAAAGACTAGattatacaaaatttattggtgaaattgttcgaCATTCTATTAACGTTTGGCCAGAAGGAACCGTTATGGGACTTGCCATACCAG GGAAGGTACCCATTAAAGGACTGTCAATTTTAACCATCCATGATCTGATGAAGAACTTTTCATCGGCGGAGGCATTGGAATTAAAGAATGCGCTTGGCTCCCAACTGCGATTAGCTTTGAGCAAATCAAATGTCACGGAATTTGTTGAAATTG AGAAAAGTGATATCACGTATTTCGAGTCCCGAAGCAACTGGTTGGATCAGATGATGATACATTTCAACATAGAGTTAAAAAACGACACATCACCTTACGATTTAGACGCGTTCGTTTCTTTCGAACTTATCACTTCCATGCTTTCAG ATGGCTTCCAAATTGACTCAGTTAATATAGGCGAGGTCCGTAAATTCAAAGGCAAGGGGAAGATATTACAATCGGACCGTTGGCTGGAAGAAGAACTGAAAATCGCGGCTTTTGCAGAG CTGGTTGCGTTATTTGACGTCATGATGCCGGTTATTGGAATTGACGGAAGCGAAATAAATGGTATTTTACTTAAACCACCGACGAATAATTCCTACCGAGAGATTTCTTTTGTCATCACAATGCCTCCTTATGACGGAACTGGTCCTGTAGAACtggaaaaaaatataaatgacCTAATACAAAAAGGACACGTTTCGCTCAATGTCAGCAACATCAATATATTCT TTGACATTCCGGAAGCTTCAGCACCAG TGAAGTCTTCAAGTACAACCGATATCAAATTACTTTCGACGGTTTTCGAGACCTCGTTGTCGCCAACGTCTCTTCCTCAAATAAATACGACATTTTTGAAGAATCAGTTTTTTACATCAATTCTTGGAGAAG TTCCCACTGAGCCTTATTTTTCAAACGCTTCCC AGACGTATACCGGCTTTTATATACTCAGCGTTGCTAACGCAAACCAAGTTATAGAAATGTGGTTGGATGTTGACTCGGATGTTACGAGGTGGTACGTTTATCGATTTAAGAGCATG TTAAAATTTCTTCAAGCAAACGTGACGGTGGACTATATTGAACCGATTACAATGTACACAGTTCGGGTTCACTTTTATGCAGAAA CCGTTGAAACGATGACAGAAAAAGAGATCAAAGAAAGTTTTCAGAAGGCAGCCAATGAATCAGGAACAACGTTAGACGGATTGACCTTCGGCCAGCCAAGAGAATTTAAGGGTTACATGGAAAAGATTTCCAGCAGCTCTGACGAAAACTTGATCGAGAAG aTGAACATGCTGATAATGCCGAGGGTAACGTTGTCTTTAATCAAATCTGATGAAGCCCCAGATATCGAGCAATGGAAAATAAGGATCAACGAACTGAACAAACCCTTTCTTATCACGTCCAGTTCTTGGGCAGATGATGGTAGTGGTG GTCGCACACGAAGAGCGAAGGACGAGTTGTTACATTTTAAGATAAAAGTTCCATCGAATGAAAGAGAATCTCCTGCGTCACTCTACAAGGCTTTGTACAAGGTTATAATAAATGCTGATGATGTCTTTAAATTCATAGACGTGGATACAACAAGGATATATG CCAGCTTTCCAGTTCTTCCAAGAGTGCCATTTACAGATTGGT CAACTCTAAGTGGAGTCATCTTTACACAAATGAAAAAGGATCATTCTCTggatgaaacaaacaaaaatctgACTCAAGAGGTTATTGAGCAG ATGCAATGGGCGTTTGATTATGTTGGCTACACAACAGAGATTTATAACTCGACTGGCGTCATCTATGAAACAGCTAAAGGCTTTCGTACTCAATTTGGCTATAAA GTTAGCTTTAACTTTGATGTGGAAATGACTCCCACTTATAACAAGAGTCAGCTAGAAGAAGAAATTCAAGAAGAAATTAGAAAGACGTTTATAGATAATGCTAAATTTTTGGCACATCAGACGGATCCTCATATTTCTCACGATAAAATCTTCATTGGAC CTTTTCACATGTGCAAGGATGAGGCTGTAGTCGACTGTCATCACCAAGCAGTTTGCATTGGTGATGAGACATATTTCACATGTCAGTGTGAAAATGGTTTTACTGATAAAAATCTCAGCAGACCAGGAAGACTGTGCTCTAGACAGG gtGAGACCTtggttgaaattttgttgGCTGTTCTTACCGTACTACTActctttgttattgtttttctgcttttccTGTTGTACAAAAGAACATCCAG tcAAGGAAGTTACAGTCCAAACGCAGGAGAAAATCCAAGggataaaactaaaaatgttcTTCCATAG